A region of Streptomyces sp. NBC_00654 DNA encodes the following proteins:
- a CDS encoding DsrE family protein translates to MPKKLVIKVTAGAESAERCSQAFTVAAVAVASGVEVSLWLTGESSWFALPGRAAEFELPHAAPLPDLLDSILAGGRVTLCTQCATRRDLTEKDLLEGVRIAGAQVFVQEAMADDTQALVY, encoded by the coding sequence ATGCCGAAGAAGCTCGTGATCAAGGTGACCGCAGGGGCCGAATCCGCCGAGCGCTGCTCCCAGGCCTTCACCGTGGCGGCCGTGGCCGTCGCCAGTGGTGTGGAGGTCTCGCTGTGGCTGACCGGGGAGTCCTCGTGGTTCGCCCTGCCCGGTCGCGCCGCCGAGTTCGAACTGCCGCACGCCGCGCCGCTCCCCGACCTGCTCGACTCGATCCTGGCGGGCGGGCGCGTCACGCTCTGCACGCAGTGCGCGACGCGGCGCGACCTCACCGAGAAGGACCTGCTGGAGGGCGTACGGATCGCGGGCGCCCAGGTCTTCGTACAGGAAGCCATGGCCGACGACACCCAGGCCCTCGTCTACTGA
- a CDS encoding DUF3099 domain-containing protein: MYARRRRGYFLMMGGCIVLFVSAWAVVRLWSMPVAIGMCFVAMVIPPVAAMVANRRGPEDRWWDDPSGDPKSDEWWDELDGKKRRR; the protein is encoded by the coding sequence ATGTACGCCCGGCGCCGTCGCGGCTATTTCCTGATGATGGGCGGATGCATCGTCCTCTTCGTCTCCGCCTGGGCCGTCGTACGCCTCTGGTCGATGCCGGTAGCCATCGGGATGTGCTTCGTCGCCATGGTCATCCCGCCGGTCGCGGCGATGGTGGCGAACCGGCGCGGCCCGGAGGACCGTTGGTGGGACGACCCGTCCGGCGACCCGAAGTCCGACGAGTGGTGGGACGAGCTCGACGGCAAGAAGCGCCGCCGGTAG
- a CDS encoding DUF1416 domain-containing protein translates to MCGAQAGGPDASTIKPGETTIQGSVTRDGEPVTGYVRLLDSTGEFTAEVPTSATGQFRFYAAEGTWTLRALVPGGSADRTVVAQTGGLSEVAIAV, encoded by the coding sequence ATGTGTGGAGCACAGGCCGGCGGCCCCGACGCTTCGACGATCAAGCCCGGTGAGACCACCATCCAGGGCAGCGTGACCCGTGACGGCGAGCCCGTCACCGGTTACGTCCGTCTGCTGGACTCGACCGGCGAGTTCACCGCCGAGGTCCCGACCTCGGCGACCGGACAGTTCCGCTTCTACGCGGCCGAGGGCACCTGGACGCTTCGCGCCCTGGTCCCGGGCGGCAGCGCCGACCGTACGGTCGTGGCGCAGACCGGTGGCCTCTCCGAGGTCGCGATCGCCGTCTAG
- a CDS encoding sulfurtransferase, with protein sequence MSRSDVLVDADWVEAHIDDPKVAIVEVDEDTSAYEKNHIRNAIRIDWTKDLQDPVRRDFVDQAGFEKLLSEKGIANDTLVVLYGGNNNWFASYAYWYFKLYGHENVKLLDGGRKKWELDSRDLVDTVPARPATSYKAKPQDESIRAYRDDVVAAIGSLNLVDVRSPDEFSGKLLAPAHLPQEQSQRPGHVPSARNIPWSKNANDDGTFKSDDELKALYEAEKVDLAKDTIAYCRIGERSALTWFVLHELLGQENVKNYDGSWTEYGSLVGVPIELGAAK encoded by the coding sequence ATGAGCCGCAGTGACGTCCTGGTAGACGCCGACTGGGTCGAGGCCCACATCGACGACCCGAAGGTCGCCATCGTCGAGGTCGACGAGGACACCTCGGCCTACGAGAAGAACCACATCAGGAACGCGATCCGGATCGACTGGACCAAGGACCTCCAGGACCCGGTCCGCCGTGACTTCGTCGACCAGGCCGGCTTCGAGAAGCTCCTGTCCGAGAAGGGCATCGCGAACGACACGCTCGTCGTCCTGTACGGCGGCAACAACAACTGGTTCGCCTCGTACGCGTACTGGTACTTCAAGCTGTACGGCCACGAGAACGTCAAGCTTCTCGACGGCGGCCGCAAGAAGTGGGAGCTCGACTCCCGCGACCTGGTCGACACCGTTCCGGCCCGCCCGGCCACCTCGTACAAGGCCAAGCCGCAGGACGAGTCGATCCGCGCCTACCGCGACGACGTCGTGGCGGCCATCGGCAGCCTGAACCTGGTCGACGTGCGGTCGCCCGACGAGTTCAGCGGCAAGCTGCTCGCCCCGGCCCACCTCCCGCAGGAGCAGTCGCAGCGCCCCGGCCACGTGCCGAGCGCCCGCAACATCCCGTGGTCGAAGAACGCCAACGACGACGGCACCTTCAAGTCGGACGACGAGCTCAAGGCCCTCTACGAGGCCGAGAAGGTCGACCTGGCGAAGGACACCATCGCGTACTGCCGCATCGGTGAGCGCTCCGCGCTCACCTGGTTCGTGCTGCACGAGCTGCTCGGCCAGGAGAATGTCAAGAACTACGACGGTTCGTGGACCGAGTACGGCTCCCTCGTCGGCGTGCCGATCGAGCTCGGCGCCGCCAAGTAG
- a CDS encoding putative leader peptide, which translates to MKRQADLTKRRAVDLCRVAAMLCRTF; encoded by the coding sequence ATGAAGCGACAGGCGGATCTCACGAAGCGGCGGGCAGTAGACCTGTGCCGCGTCGCCGCCATGCTCTGTCGCACCTTCTGA
- a CDS encoding DUF2993 domain-containing protein has protein sequence MRALRILLIVLVVLGGVFVAVDRAAVYFAESEAEGRVRISGGSAGSTDVSIKGFPFLTQIAGSRLDRVDVGLTGITTSAGGRVIRISEMRAQLLDVRIGPGYSSATAARATGTAVVSYQDLTSAANEGVAVEYGGKGKVKVTGTVDILGRPLSRSVLSTVTLVDGRTIRVHADKVPGEGIPGLEDIVRGKTDFERNIGGLPDGLKLEKIEVTPDGLEISVTGSNVALAG, from the coding sequence ATGCGAGCACTGCGAATACTGCTGATCGTCCTGGTGGTGCTGGGCGGCGTCTTCGTCGCCGTCGACCGTGCCGCGGTGTACTTCGCGGAGTCGGAGGCCGAGGGCCGGGTCCGGATCAGCGGGGGCAGCGCGGGCTCCACGGACGTCTCGATCAAGGGTTTCCCGTTCCTGACGCAGATCGCCGGTTCGCGGCTCGACCGGGTGGATGTCGGCCTCACCGGCATCACCACCAGCGCGGGCGGCCGGGTGATCCGGATCAGTGAGATGCGGGCCCAACTGCTCGACGTGAGGATCGGCCCCGGCTACTCCAGCGCGACGGCCGCCCGCGCCACGGGCACGGCGGTCGTCAGCTACCAGGACCTGACCTCCGCGGCCAACGAGGGCGTCGCCGTCGAGTACGGCGGCAAGGGCAAGGTGAAGGTCACCGGCACGGTCGACATCCTCGGCCGCCCGCTCTCGCGCAGCGTGCTCTCCACCGTCACCCTCGTCGACGGCCGGACCATCCGGGTGCACGCGGACAAGGTCCCGGGTGAGGGCATCCCCGGCCTGGAGGACATCGTGCGCGGCAAGACCGACTTCGAGCGGAACATCGGCGGGCTGCCGGACGGTCTGAAGCTGGAGAAGATCGAGGTCACCCCCGACGGCCTGGAGATCTCGGTGACCGGTTCGAACGTGGCCCTCGCCGGCTGA
- a CDS encoding MoaD/ThiS family protein, producing MATGTIRYWAAAKAAAGTAEEPYAAATLAEALAAVRERHPGELTRVLQRCSFLIDGDPVGTRGHETVRLAEGGTVEVLPPFAGG from the coding sequence ATGGCGACGGGGACGATCCGTTACTGGGCTGCGGCCAAGGCAGCCGCGGGGACGGCGGAGGAACCGTACGCGGCGGCGACACTCGCCGAGGCACTCGCCGCGGTGCGCGAACGGCACCCCGGCGAGCTGACCCGGGTACTGCAAAGGTGTTCGTTCCTGATCGACGGTGACCCCGTCGGGACCCGCGGCCATGAGACCGTACGGCTTGCCGAGGGCGGCACGGTCGAGGTGCTCCCGCCGTTCGCAGGAGGGTGA
- a CDS encoding alpha/beta hydrolase: protein MSSVSEGRFLSSSVSFLTPNPLRATLLTDDGVPLEAVYEPCTAGAGAAGSGAGTRAGNGARTDTAMVVAHGFTGHLDRPAVRRAARVFSQRAAVITFSFRGHGRSGGRSTVGDREVLDLAAAVAWARSLGHRRIITVGFSMGGSVVLRHGALYTADPAGKSVRDSPRDSVQNLIRDSTAVRAAECAECQVPALERHAEGHAEGHAEAHADAVVAVSAPARWYYRGTAPMRRLHWVVTRPTGRLVGRYGFRTRIADEDWDPVPLSPVGAVPLIAPAPLLIVHGDQDPYFPLDHPRMLAEAAGEGGADLWLERGMGHAENASDETLLTRIADWAAAT from the coding sequence ATGAGTTCTGTGTCCGAGGGCCGATTCCTGAGTTCTTCTGTTTCCTTCCTCACGCCGAACCCCCTTCGCGCCACATTGCTGACCGATGACGGGGTCCCCCTCGAAGCGGTGTACGAACCGTGTACGGCGGGTGCCGGGGCGGCCGGGAGCGGGGCCGGGACCAGGGCCGGGAACGGCGCGCGGACCGATACCGCGATGGTCGTCGCACATGGGTTCACCGGCCATCTGGACCGCCCGGCCGTGCGCCGGGCGGCACGGGTGTTCTCCCAGCGTGCGGCCGTGATCACGTTCTCTTTCCGGGGCCATGGAAGGTCCGGCGGGCGTTCGACCGTGGGTGATCGCGAGGTGCTGGATCTGGCCGCCGCGGTGGCCTGGGCGCGCTCGCTGGGGCATCGGCGGATCATCACGGTCGGGTTCTCCATGGGCGGCTCCGTGGTGCTCCGGCACGGTGCGCTGTATACGGCGGATCCGGCCGGAAAATCCGTCCGGGATTCGCCCCGGGATTCCGTCCAGAATCTGATACGCGACAGTACGGCTGTTCGAGCGGCGGAGTGTGCGGAGTGTCAGGTACCAGCGCTTGAGAGGCACGCAGAGGGGCACGCGGAGGGGCACGCGGAGGCGCACGCCGACGCGGTGGTCGCGGTGAGTGCTCCCGCGCGCTGGTACTACCGGGGTACGGCCCCGATGCGCCGTCTGCACTGGGTGGTCACCCGTCCCACGGGCAGGCTCGTGGGCCGGTACGGATTCCGTACCCGTATCGCCGACGAGGACTGGGACCCCGTACCGCTCTCCCCGGTCGGCGCGGTCCCGCTGATCGCGCCCGCCCCGCTGCTGATCGTGCACGGCGACCAGGACCCGTACTTCCCGCTCGACCACCCGCGGATGCTCGCCGAAGCCGCCGGGGAGGGCGGCGCGGACCTGTGGCTGGAGCGGGGGATGGGGCACGCGGAGAACGCGTCCGACGAGACGCTGCTCACGCGCATCGCCGACTGGGCGGCCGCCACGTGA
- a CDS encoding response regulator transcription factor: protein MSSLLLLTNALQPSTEVLPALGLLLHSVRVAPAEGPALVDTPGADVILIDGRRDLPQVRSLCQLLRSTGPGCPLILVVTEGGLAAVTADWGIDDVLLDTAGPAEVEARLRLATGRQQITSDDSPMEIRNGDLSVDEATYSAKLKGRVLDLTFKEFELLKYLAQHPGRVFTRAQLLQEVWGYDYFGGTRTVDVHVRRLRAKLGPEHESLIGTVRNVGYRFVAPEKVERAAAEEAKAQEAKDRAARIRAAVSAADGPVARSGQSHDSEAGKEAPVRAAKR from the coding sequence ATGAGTTCACTGCTGCTTCTCACGAATGCACTCCAGCCGTCGACGGAGGTGCTCCCCGCCCTCGGCCTCCTGCTGCACAGCGTGCGGGTGGCCCCCGCCGAGGGCCCCGCTCTCGTCGACACCCCCGGTGCCGATGTCATCCTCATCGACGGGCGCCGCGATCTTCCGCAGGTGCGGTCGCTCTGTCAGCTGCTGCGGTCCACCGGACCCGGCTGTCCGCTGATCCTCGTGGTCACGGAAGGCGGTCTCGCCGCCGTCACCGCCGACTGGGGCATCGACGACGTCCTGCTGGACACGGCCGGCCCGGCGGAGGTCGAGGCGCGGCTGCGGCTGGCCACCGGGCGGCAGCAGATCACCTCCGACGACTCCCCGATGGAGATCCGCAACGGGGACCTCTCGGTCGACGAGGCGACGTACAGCGCCAAGCTGAAGGGCCGGGTCCTGGACCTGACCTTCAAGGAATTCGAGCTGCTCAAGTACCTCGCCCAGCACCCGGGCCGCGTCTTCACCCGCGCCCAGCTGCTCCAGGAGGTCTGGGGGTACGACTACTTCGGCGGTACGCGGACCGTCGACGTCCATGTACGACGGCTGCGCGCCAAGCTCGGCCCCGAGCACGAGTCGCTGATCGGCACCGTGCGCAATGTCGGCTACCGCTTCGTCGCCCCGGAGAAGGTGGAGCGGGCCGCCGCCGAGGAGGCGAAGGCCCAGGAGGCGAAGGACCGGGCGGCGAGGATCCGGGCGGCGGTTTCGGCGGCCGACGGACCCGTAGCCCGTTCGGGGCAGTCCCACGATTCCGAGGCCGGGAAAGAAGCCCCGGTCCGAGCTGCCAAGAGGTAG
- a CDS encoding LacI family DNA-binding transcriptional regulator, producing MAKVTRDDVARLAGTSTAVVSYVINNGPRPVAPATRERVLAAIKELGYRPDRVAQAMASRRTDLIGMIVPDARQPFFAEMAHAVEQAAAERGKMVLVGNSDYRDEREVHYLRAFLGMRVSGLILVSQGPSERAAAEIEAWDARVVLLHERPEAIDDVAVVTDDVGGAQLATRHLLEHGNAYVACLGGTESTPAVGDPVADHVEGWRRAMHESGRSTEGRLFQAPYNRYDAYEVALGLLSGPDRPPAIFCATDDQAIGVLRAARELRIDVPGELAVAGFDDVKEAGLTDPPLTTVHSDRPAMARAAVDLVLDDSLRVSGSRRERLKQFPSALVVRRSCGCGEPAAGDR from the coding sequence GTGGCCAAGGTGACGCGGGACGATGTGGCGAGACTGGCGGGGACGTCGACCGCGGTCGTCAGCTACGTCATCAACAACGGACCCAGGCCGGTCGCCCCGGCCACGCGCGAGCGGGTACTCGCAGCGATCAAGGAGCTGGGCTACCGGCCCGACCGGGTCGCCCAGGCGATGGCCTCGCGGCGGACCGACCTCATAGGCATGATCGTGCCGGACGCGCGCCAGCCGTTCTTCGCGGAGATGGCGCACGCGGTCGAACAGGCCGCCGCCGAACGCGGGAAGATGGTCCTCGTCGGCAACTCCGACTACCGCGACGAACGCGAGGTCCACTATCTGCGGGCCTTCCTCGGCATGCGCGTCTCCGGGCTGATCCTGGTCAGCCAGGGCCCCAGCGAGCGGGCCGCCGCCGAGATAGAGGCCTGGGACGCCCGTGTCGTCCTGCTCCACGAGCGGCCCGAGGCGATCGACGACGTCGCGGTCGTCACGGACGACGTCGGCGGCGCACAGCTCGCCACCCGGCATCTGCTGGAGCACGGCAACGCGTACGTGGCCTGCCTCGGCGGCACCGAGTCGACCCCGGCGGTGGGCGACCCGGTCGCCGACCACGTCGAGGGCTGGCGGCGGGCGATGCACGAGTCGGGGCGCTCGACGGAGGGCCGGCTGTTCCAGGCCCCGTACAACCGGTACGACGCCTACGAGGTGGCGCTCGGGCTGCTGTCCGGGCCCGACCGGCCCCCGGCGATCTTCTGCGCGACGGACGACCAGGCCATCGGGGTGCTGCGGGCGGCCCGTGAGCTGCGGATCGATGTGCCCGGGGAGCTGGCGGTCGCGGGCTTCGACGACGTGAAGGAAGCCGGTCTGACCGACCCGCCGCTGACGACCGTCCACTCGGACCGTCCCGCGATGGCGCGAGCGGCCGTGGACCTGGTGCTCGACGACTCGCTGCGGGTCTCGGGCTCACGCCGGGAGCGGCTGAAGCAGTTCCCGTCGGCGCTGGTCGTGCGGCGCTCGTGCGGGTGCGGCGAGCCGGCAGCGGGAGACCGCTGA
- a CDS encoding S1C family serine protease gives MTESNRPSGEYPTYHSYPSYGDGATSYPPPPSYEPGGEPGGAPGDSGRPGRAARRARRPVALLVAVAIAAGAVGGGSAALIGQLTDSGPNGSGSSGSVNGTTVSQSSAGTVSGVAAAVSPAIVEIGAASTAGQSTGSGVVITSDGEIITNNHVISGASQIEVTLSTGRTYTADVVGTDADKDLALIKLNGASGLKTATLGDSSSVKVGDQVVAIGSPEGLTGTVTSGIVSALDRDVTVAKDEDYGQGQQQRGGTGQWPFEFGGQQFNGDTGSSKTTYKALQTDASLNPGNSGGALINMNGEIIGINSAMYSPSSASSAGSSGAGSVGLGFAIPVDTVKADLDTLRAGNGS, from the coding sequence ATGACCGAGAGCAACCGCCCGAGCGGCGAGTACCCGACGTACCACTCGTACCCCTCGTACGGCGACGGCGCGACGTCCTACCCGCCGCCGCCCTCCTACGAGCCGGGCGGCGAGCCCGGCGGCGCACCCGGCGACTCCGGCCGGCCGGGGCGTGCCGCGCGCCGGGCGCGGCGGCCCGTCGCGCTGCTGGTGGCGGTGGCGATCGCCGCGGGGGCGGTCGGCGGCGGCAGCGCGGCCCTGATCGGGCAGCTCACCGACAGCGGGCCGAACGGCTCCGGCTCCTCCGGCTCCGTCAACGGCACCACCGTCTCGCAGAGCAGCGCGGGCACCGTCTCCGGCGTCGCGGCGGCCGTCTCCCCGGCGATCGTCGAGATCGGCGCGGCCTCGACGGCGGGCCAGTCCACCGGCTCCGGTGTGGTCATCACGTCCGACGGCGAGATCATCACCAACAACCACGTCATCTCCGGCGCCTCCCAGATCGAGGTGACCCTCTCCACCGGCAGGACGTACACGGCCGATGTGGTCGGCACCGATGCCGACAAGGACCTCGCGCTCATCAAGCTCAACGGCGCGAGCGGACTGAAGACGGCCACGCTCGGCGACTCCTCCTCGGTGAAGGTCGGCGACCAGGTCGTGGCGATCGGCTCCCCCGAGGGCCTGACCGGCACCGTCACCAGCGGCATCGTCTCCGCGCTCGACCGCGATGTCACCGTGGCCAAGGACGAGGACTACGGCCAGGGTCAGCAGCAGCGCGGCGGCACCGGCCAGTGGCCGTTCGAGTTCGGCGGGCAGCAGTTCAACGGGGACACGGGCAGCTCGAAGACCACGTACAAGGCGCTCCAGACCGACGCCTCGCTCAACCCCGGCAATTCCGGCGGTGCGCTGATCAACATGAACGGCGAGATCATCGGCATCAACTCCGCGATGTACTCCCCGAGTTCGGCGAGCAGCGCGGGAAGCTCCGGCGCGGGCAGCGTGGGCCTCGGCTTCGCCATCCCGGTCGACACGGTCAAGGCCGACCTCGACACGCTGCGGGCGGGCAACGGTTCCTGA
- a CDS encoding response regulator transcription factor, whose protein sequence is MSHAEDDPQRILIVDDEPAVREALQRSLAFEGYGTEVAVDGYDALTKAEAYAPDLIVLDIQMPRMDGLTAARRIRSTGTTTPILMLTARDTVGDRVTGLDAGADDYLVKPFELDELLARIRALLRRSSYAAAAGADVTDNDVLAFADLRMDLATREVTRGTRRVELTRTEFTLLEMFLAHPRQVLTREQILKAVWGFDFEPSSNSLDVYVMYLRRKTEAGGEPRLVHTVRGVGYALRSGGGEG, encoded by the coding sequence ATGAGCCACGCCGAAGACGATCCGCAGCGCATCCTGATCGTCGACGACGAGCCCGCCGTGCGCGAGGCCCTGCAGCGCAGCCTCGCGTTCGAGGGGTACGGCACCGAGGTCGCCGTGGACGGCTACGACGCGCTCACCAAGGCGGAGGCGTACGCCCCCGACCTGATCGTGCTGGACATCCAGATGCCCCGGATGGACGGACTCACCGCCGCCCGCCGCATCAGGTCCACCGGCACCACCACGCCCATCCTCATGCTCACCGCCCGCGACACGGTCGGCGACCGGGTCACCGGCCTGGACGCGGGTGCCGACGACTACCTGGTCAAGCCCTTCGAACTGGACGAGCTCCTCGCCCGTATCCGGGCCCTGCTGCGCCGCAGCTCCTACGCGGCCGCGGCGGGCGCGGACGTCACCGACAACGACGTCCTGGCCTTCGCCGACCTGCGGATGGACCTGGCCACCCGCGAGGTCACCCGCGGCACCCGCCGGGTCGAACTGACCCGCACCGAGTTCACGCTCCTGGAGATGTTCCTGGCCCACCCGCGCCAGGTGCTCACCCGGGAGCAGATCCTCAAGGCGGTCTGGGGCTTCGACTTCGAACCCAGCTCCAACTCCCTGGACGTGTACGTGATGTACCTGCGCCGCAAGACGGAAGCGGGCGGCGAACCGCGCCTGGTCCACACGGTACGGGGCGTGGGATACGCGCTGCGCTCCGGCGGCGGTGAGGGGTGA
- a CDS encoding HAMP domain-containing sensor histidine kinase — protein MTGLVRRFRALPLRSRLALLVATAVAVAVAAVAASCWFVTKAQLESQLDNSLRSAKMDNDKMRDLLTACLSGGKLPAQEFPGQYTVQLVAANGTYCPAPNTTPIPAQPGDIAVAAGRVHDILHTTENDDGADMRVYTSKLPVVGAGSAGNQLAVSVARPLSEVTAPLSTLAWVLVVVSGIGVLGAGAAGLWVARSGLRPVDELTEAVEHVARTEDLTVRIPVEGEDEIARLSRSFNSMTASLATSRDLQARLIADAGHELRTPLTSLRTNVELLARSDETGRAIPPGDRKALMTSVKAQMAELASLIGDLQELARPDAAQPGRLEVVALHDITRAALRRARLRGPELTITSELAPWYVRAEPAALERAVVNVLDNAVKFSPPRATIDVVLHRGELTVRDRGPGIPAEELPHVFERFWRSPSARQLPGSGLGLSIVARTVQQAGGEITLSPPPDNGPGTVAAIRLPGAPQPPPEL, from the coding sequence GTGACGGGCCTGGTGCGCCGGTTCCGGGCGCTTCCGCTGCGTTCCCGGCTGGCGCTGCTGGTCGCGACGGCGGTGGCGGTGGCGGTGGCCGCGGTGGCGGCGTCGTGCTGGTTCGTGACGAAGGCCCAGCTGGAGAGCCAGCTCGACAACTCGCTGCGCAGCGCCAAGATGGACAACGACAAGATGCGGGACCTGCTGACCGCGTGCCTGAGCGGCGGCAAGCTGCCCGCCCAGGAGTTCCCGGGGCAGTACACCGTGCAGCTCGTCGCGGCGAACGGCACCTACTGCCCGGCCCCGAACACCACGCCGATCCCCGCCCAGCCCGGCGACATCGCCGTGGCGGCCGGACGGGTGCACGACATCCTGCACACGACCGAGAACGACGACGGCGCGGACATGCGCGTCTACACCAGCAAGCTGCCCGTGGTCGGGGCCGGCTCGGCGGGCAACCAGCTCGCCGTCTCCGTCGCCCGCCCGCTGAGCGAGGTCACCGCGCCTCTCTCCACCCTCGCCTGGGTCCTCGTCGTCGTCTCCGGCATCGGTGTCCTCGGGGCGGGCGCGGCGGGGCTCTGGGTCGCCAGGTCCGGGCTGCGCCCGGTCGACGAGCTGACCGAGGCCGTGGAGCACGTGGCACGGACCGAGGACCTCACGGTGCGCATCCCGGTCGAGGGCGAGGACGAGATCGCCCGCCTGTCCCGCTCCTTCAACTCCATGACCGCCTCGCTCGCCACCTCCCGCGACCTCCAGGCCCGGCTGATCGCGGACGCGGGCCACGAGCTGCGGACACCGCTGACCTCTCTCCGTACGAACGTCGAACTGCTCGCCCGCAGCGACGAGACCGGCCGGGCGATCCCGCCGGGCGACCGCAAGGCCCTGATGACCTCGGTCAAGGCGCAGATGGCGGAGCTGGCCTCCCTCATCGGCGACCTCCAGGAACTGGCCCGCCCCGACGCCGCCCAGCCCGGCCGGCTCGAAGTGGTGGCCCTGCACGACATCACCCGCGCCGCCCTGCGACGGGCCAGGCTGCGCGGCCCCGAGCTGACGATCACGTCGGAGCTGGCCCCCTGGTACGTACGGGCGGAACCGGCCGCCCTGGAGCGGGCGGTCGTCAACGTCCTGGACAACGCGGTGAAGTTCAGCCCGCCCCGCGCCACGATCGATGTGGTGCTGCACCGCGGCGAGCTGACGGTACGGGACCGCGGCCCCGGCATCCCCGCCGAGGAACTCCCCCACGTCTTCGAACGCTTCTGGCGCTCCCCCTCGGCCCGCCAGCTCCCCGGCTCGGGCCTGGGCCTGTCGATCGTGGCCCGCACGGTCCAGCAGGCGGGCGGCGAGATCACCCTGAGCCCGCCCCCGGACAACGGCCCCGGCACGGTCGCCGCCATCCGCCTGCCGGGCGCACCGCAACCGCCTCCGGAGCTCTGA
- a CDS encoding phosphatidylinositol-specific phospholipase C, whose translation MSPYTGTRRNFLAGALAVSATALVGVAPAVAGTRTTRTARTPQDWMGSIPDATALQRLTIPGSHDSGARYGGPWTECQNTTIAEQLNSGIRFLDVRCRITGDSFAIHHGASFQNLMFGDVLGACWDFLAERPGETVLMRVKQEYSEESDAAFRRVFDLYLDTKGWRPLFRLDSTLPTLGEARGKVVLLADNGGLPGVRYADPQVFDIQDDYMAEPFGKYPKIEAQFRKAAEQPGKLFMNYVSTAALMPPRWNADRLNPQVHSFLDGSGTAGWTGLGIVPLDFPATRSGLVESLIRHNPGA comes from the coding sequence ATGAGCCCGTACACCGGTACCCGCAGGAACTTCCTGGCCGGCGCCCTCGCCGTCTCCGCCACCGCCCTCGTCGGGGTCGCGCCCGCCGTCGCCGGGACGCGTACGACCCGTACGGCTCGCACTCCGCAGGACTGGATGGGCTCCATCCCCGACGCGACCGCACTCCAGCGCCTCACGATCCCGGGCTCGCACGACTCCGGCGCCCGGTACGGCGGGCCCTGGACCGAGTGCCAGAACACGACGATCGCCGAGCAGTTGAACAGCGGCATCCGGTTCCTCGATGTGCGCTGCCGGATCACCGGGGACTCGTTCGCCATCCACCACGGGGCGTCGTTCCAGAACCTGATGTTCGGGGACGTCCTCGGCGCGTGCTGGGACTTCCTGGCCGAACGGCCGGGCGAGACCGTGCTGATGCGGGTCAAGCAGGAGTACTCGGAGGAGAGCGACGCCGCGTTCCGGCGCGTCTTCGACCTCTACCTCGACACCAAGGGCTGGCGGCCGCTGTTCCGCCTCGATTCCACGCTGCCCACGCTGGGCGAGGCGCGCGGCAAGGTGGTGCTGCTCGCCGACAACGGCGGGCTGCCCGGGGTCAGGTACGCCGATCCGCAGGTCTTCGACATCCAGGACGACTACATGGCCGAGCCGTTCGGGAAGTACCCGAAGATCGAGGCCCAGTTCCGGAAGGCGGCCGAGCAGCCGGGCAAGCTGTTCATGAACTATGTGAGCACCGCCGCCCTGATGCCGCCCCGCTGGAACGCCGACCGGCTCAACCCGCAGGTGCACTCCTTCCTCGACGGCTCGGGGACCGCGGGCTGGACGGGCCTCGGCATCGTCCCGCTGGACTTCCCCGCGACCCGCTCCGGCCTGGTCGAATCCCTGATCCGGCACAACCCGGGGGCCTGA
- a CDS encoding GNAT family N-acetyltransferase, which produces MTDLETARLILHPLSDDEARELLAAGSEGRNGPGARAGWAEGYPMDGDVSAARKFLGSRTEDGVVRHPGAYEIRRRDDGVAIGGVDFHGPADESGSVTIGYGLVPAVRGKGYASEALRALLEYARTSGIAARVKGDADHGNTASQHVMAAAGMRRVGADERVTYYEISWGDGAPTRGRDEVRPSGAAGNEVGHA; this is translated from the coding sequence ATGACGGATCTTGAAACAGCGCGGCTCATACTCCATCCGCTGAGCGACGACGAGGCCCGGGAACTGCTGGCGGCCGGATCCGAGGGGCGGAACGGGCCCGGTGCGCGGGCCGGCTGGGCGGAGGGGTACCCCATGGACGGGGACGTCTCCGCAGCCAGGAAGTTCCTGGGCTCCCGCACGGAGGACGGGGTCGTCCGGCATCCGGGTGCGTACGAGATCCGGCGGCGCGACGACGGGGTGGCCATCGGCGGTGTGGATTTCCACGGGCCCGCCGACGAATCCGGCAGCGTCACGATCGGCTACGGCCTTGTTCCCGCGGTTCGGGGCAAGGGCTACGCCTCCGAGGCGCTGCGCGCGCTGCTGGAGTACGCGCGTACGAGCGGCATCGCCGCCCGGGTGAAGGGCGACGCCGACCACGGCAACACCGCGTCCCAGCACGTCATGGCTGCCGCCGGGATGCGGCGGGTCGGGGCGGACGAGCGGGTGACGTACTACGAGATCTCCTGGGGCGACGGAGCGCCGACGCGGGGCCGGGACGAGGTGCGGCCATCCGGCGCGGCCGGGAACGAGGTCGGCCACGCGTGA